A stretch of the Streptomyces sp. WMMB303 genome encodes the following:
- a CDS encoding succinate dehydrogenase hydrophobic membrane anchor subunit: protein MSTTETTEAARNDGADEPTDSVTLYDVDHPAPVIEPPRKRTAKTPKASRGNFEMQTWLFMRLSGIVLVVLVLGHLLIQLVLDGGVSKIGFAFVAGRWASPFWQVWDLTMLWLAMLHGANGLRTVINDYAERDNTRFWLKMLLYTATVFTVLLGTLVIFTFDPNIR, encoded by the coding sequence ATGTCGACGACCGAGACGACCGAGGCCGCCAGGAACGACGGCGCGGACGAGCCCACCGACAGCGTCACGCTGTACGACGTGGACCACCCCGCCCCCGTCATCGAACCGCCGCGCAAGCGGACCGCGAAGACGCCCAAGGCGTCCCGCGGCAATTTCGAGATGCAGACATGGCTGTTCATGCGGCTGTCGGGCATCGTGCTGGTGGTGCTCGTCCTGGGCCACCTGCTGATCCAACTGGTGCTGGACGGCGGCGTCAGCAAGATCGGCTTCGCGTTCGTCGCGGGCCGCTGGGCCTCGCCGTTCTGGCAGGTGTGGGACCTGACGATGCTGTGGCTGGCGATGCTGCACGGCGCCAACGGGCTGCGCACGGTGATCAACGACTACGCCGAGCGCGACAACACCCGCTTCTGGCTGAAGATGCTGCTCTACACGGCCACCGTCTTCACCGTCCTGCTGGGCACGCTGGTGATCTTCACCTTCGACCCGAACATCCGCTGA
- a CDS encoding metallophosphoesterase translates to MVVVFVLIGLIVLGLLAGTHLYLWRRLVRDVSAPRSGWRRLGTVPAVLLPVTTLGALVSGRAGAPFLTEQIFAWPGFLWLACLLYLTLALLAGELVRFVLRRTPWGRARSVQAPATESAPAVVEPAPVAEPVTPAGGPAVTPAGGPAVTPAGGPSPSAGAAVPTDAAAESGHAVAESTATGSTEAGPEAGPHPDEPHTVPLAAPVSSRRVFLARTLAVTAGAAGLGTTAAGAYSVLNGPTLKHVTVPLAKLGRRTHGYRVAVVSDIHLGPILGRGHTRRIVDAINGTQPDLVTIVGDLVDGSVAHLGPAAEPLRELRSRHGTFFVTGNHEYFGDARAWIDHLRELNVHPLENARRELPGFDLAGVNDLAGEEQGEGPDFDRALRDRDAERACVLMAHQPVQIHEAVDHGVDLQLSGHTHGGQLWPGNHLAALANPTVAGLERYGDTQLYVTRGAGAWGPPVRVGADSDITVVTLAAKKA, encoded by the coding sequence ATGGTGGTTGTGTTCGTACTGATCGGGCTCATCGTGCTGGGCCTGCTGGCCGGCACGCACCTGTACCTGTGGCGGCGCTTGGTACGGGACGTGTCCGCGCCCCGGAGCGGGTGGCGCCGCCTGGGCACGGTGCCGGCGGTGCTGCTGCCGGTCACCACCCTCGGCGCGCTGGTCTCCGGCCGGGCCGGTGCCCCCTTCCTGACGGAGCAGATATTCGCCTGGCCGGGCTTCCTCTGGCTGGCCTGCCTGCTCTATCTGACCCTGGCGCTGCTCGCCGGAGAACTGGTGCGGTTCGTCCTGCGGCGCACCCCCTGGGGGAGGGCACGGTCGGTCCAGGCCCCCGCCACGGAGTCGGCCCCGGCCGTGGTGGAGCCGGCGCCGGTCGCGGAGCCGGTCACCCCTGCGGGCGGCCCTGCGGTCACCCCTGCGGGCGGCCCTGCGGTCACCCCTGCGGGCGGCCCGTCCCCGTCCGCCGGGGCGGCCGTCCCGACGGACGCCGCCGCGGAATCCGGTCACGCCGTCGCGGAATCCACCGCGACCGGCTCCACCGAGGCCGGGCCCGAGGCCGGGCCGCACCCCGACGAGCCGCACACCGTGCCCCTCGCCGCGCCTGTGTCCTCCCGCCGCGTCTTCCTCGCCCGCACGCTCGCCGTCACAGCGGGCGCCGCCGGGCTCGGCACCACCGCGGCCGGGGCCTACAGCGTGCTGAACGGGCCGACCCTCAAGCACGTCACCGTCCCGCTGGCCAAGCTGGGCCGCCGCACCCACGGCTATCGCGTCGCCGTCGTCAGCGACATCCACCTCGGGCCGATCCTGGGCCGCGGCCACACCCGGCGGATCGTCGACGCCATCAACGGCACCCAGCCCGACCTGGTGACGATCGTCGGCGACCTGGTCGACGGCAGCGTCGCCCACCTCGGCCCCGCCGCCGAGCCGCTGCGCGAGCTGCGCTCCCGGCACGGGACGTTCTTCGTGACGGGCAATCACGAGTACTTCGGCGACGCCCGCGCATGGATCGACCACCTGCGGGAGCTGAACGTCCACCCGCTGGAGAACGCCCGCCGCGAACTGCCCGGTTTCGACCTCGCCGGGGTCAACGACCTCGCCGGCGAGGAGCAGGGCGAAGGGCCCGACTTCGACCGGGCGCTCCGCGACCGGGACGCCGAGCGGGCCTGCGTGCTGATGGCGCACCAGCCGGTGCAGATCCACGAGGCCGTGGACCACGGCGTCGACCTCCAGCTCTCCGGCCACACCCACGGCGGCCAGCTGTGGCCCGGCAACCACCTGGCGGCGCTCGCCAACCCGACCGTCGCCGGACTCGAACGCTACGGCGACACCCAGCTCTACGTCACCCGCGGCGCGGGCGCCTGGGGCCCGCCGGTCCGCGTCGGCGCCGACTCGGACATCACCGTCGTCACCCTGGCCGCCAAGAAGGCGTAG
- a CDS encoding succinate dehydrogenase iron-sulfur subunit — MSTATLDKNDSAGPVDSAENSASHLITLTLRIRRFNPEVSEDAQWQDFTLKIDPKERVLDALHQIKWEQDGTLTFRRSCAHGICGSDAMRINGRNRLACKTLLKDINPEKPITVEPIKGLTVLKDLVVDMEPFFQAYRDVMPFLITNGNEPTRERYQSAADRERFDDTTKCILCAACTSSCPVFWNDGQYFGPAAIVNAHRFIFDSRDEGGEQRLEILNDRDGVWRCRTTFNCTDACPRGIEVTKAIQEVKRALITRRF; from the coding sequence ATGAGCACCGCAACGCTGGACAAGAACGACTCCGCCGGGCCCGTCGACTCGGCCGAGAACAGCGCCTCGCACCTGATCACCCTCACGCTGCGGATCCGCCGGTTCAACCCGGAGGTCTCCGAGGACGCCCAGTGGCAGGACTTCACGCTGAAGATCGACCCGAAGGAACGCGTCCTCGACGCGCTCCACCAGATCAAGTGGGAACAGGACGGCACCCTCACCTTCCGCCGCTCCTGCGCCCACGGCATCTGCGGCTCGGACGCCATGCGGATCAACGGGCGCAACCGGCTCGCGTGCAAGACGCTGCTGAAGGACATCAACCCCGAGAAGCCGATCACGGTCGAGCCGATCAAGGGGCTCACGGTCCTCAAGGACCTGGTCGTCGACATGGAGCCGTTCTTCCAGGCCTACCGCGACGTGATGCCCTTCCTCATCACCAACGGCAACGAGCCCACCCGTGAGCGCTACCAGTCCGCCGCGGACCGGGAGCGGTTCGACGACACCACCAAGTGCATCCTGTGCGCCGCGTGCACCTCGTCGTGCCCGGTCTTCTGGAACGACGGCCAGTACTTCGGGCCCGCGGCCATCGTCAACGCGCACCGGTTCATCTTCGACTCGCGCGACGAGGGCGGCGAGCAGCGGCTGGAGATCCTCAACGACCGGGACGGGGTGTGGCGCTGCCGCACCACGTTCAACTGCACGGACGCGTGTCCGCGGGGTATCGAGGTCACGAAGGCCATCCAGGAGGTCAAGCGGGCCCTGATCACCCGCCGCTTCTGA
- a CDS encoding 2-oxo-4-hydroxy-4-carboxy-5-ureidoimidazoline decarboxylase: MTLPISPRPGTRTPLDRFNSAPLATVEPLLLRCCGSRRWARRLVAHRPYPDVAALLAAADEASYDLTPADLREALVCESAAHPLESEPQPGVLAAHTALRAAHGAYERKFGHAFLYCLDGFAAEERLDQVLAGIRLRLENDADEEWAVTAEELRRLARGRLGRLAAPRPAD; the protein is encoded by the coding sequence ATGACCCTTCCCATCTCTCCCCGCCCGGGGACGCGGACACCTCTGGACCGGTTCAACAGCGCACCCCTCGCGACGGTCGAGCCGCTGCTGCTGCGCTGCTGCGGTAGCCGGCGCTGGGCGCGCCGGCTCGTGGCGCACCGGCCCTACCCGGACGTGGCGGCACTGCTGGCGGCGGCCGACGAGGCGAGCTACGACCTCACCCCGGCCGATCTGCGGGAGGCGCTGGTCTGCGAGTCGGCCGCGCACCCCCTGGAGAGTGAGCCGCAACCGGGCGTACTCGCCGCGCACACGGCCCTGCGGGCGGCGCACGGCGCGTACGAGCGGAAATTCGGACACGCGTTCCTGTACTGCCTGGACGGGTTCGCCGCCGAGGAGCGACTGGACCAGGTGCTGGCGGGGATCAGGTTGCGGTTGGAGAACGATGCCGACGAGGAGTGGGCGGTCACCGCGGAGGAGCTGCGGCGGCTGGCGCGCGGGCGGCTCGGCCGGCTGGCGGCACCCCGACCGGCGGACTGA
- the sdhC gene encoding succinate dehydrogenase, cytochrome b556 subunit, whose product MPAGTLYRGREGMWSWVAHRVTGVLIFFFLFVHVLDTALVRVSPEAYDDTVAIYKTPLVNLMEYGLVAAILFHALNGLRVIAVDFWSKGARYQKQMLWTVLGVWFVLMAGAFYPVLQHTLRELFGS is encoded by the coding sequence GTGCCGGCTGGAACGCTGTACCGCGGCCGGGAAGGAATGTGGTCCTGGGTGGCTCACCGAGTCACCGGCGTCCTCATCTTCTTCTTCCTGTTCGTGCACGTCCTCGACACCGCGCTCGTCCGCGTCTCGCCCGAGGCGTACGACGACACTGTCGCGATCTACAAGACTCCGCTCGTCAACCTGATGGAATACGGCCTGGTGGCCGCCATCCTCTTCCACGCGCTGAACGGCCTGCGGGTCATCGCCGTGGACTTCTGGTCGAAGGGCGCGAGGTACCAGAAGCAGATGCTGTGGACCGTGCTGGGCGTGTGGTTCGTCCTCATGGCCGGTGCCTTCTACCCGGTCCTGCAGCACACGCTGCGCGAGCTGTTCGGGAGCTGA
- a CDS encoding acyl-CoA thioesterase/BAAT N-terminal domain-containing protein — MGRIRIAPTATAVAMALAATACGASDPAKDQATPKPTGQHGVRFAADHPVARADAPVHVRLEGLTPGTKVRITAGAKDRHDQRWAAEVRRTADEDGAVDLGSGGTADLLERMLPTGGRAKKLIGSGKAFSYHPGPPGQQRSYSVRLTATALSGKDEGERVARRDLVRQWLTKGTTHRELTVAGDKVAGDLYLPPEGRSGGGDPKAPVLVFGGSEGGNSGTYTAALLASHGHPAMSVCYFRCGKDSGRPNGIDSIDLDYFTRAGRLLRKQRGADPEKLAVMGNSRGSEAAQLLGQRRPDVFRDVIAYAPSSKVNGPYLSGTTAWTDHGEPVPTGPIPLDRVRGTVLAVAGGNDKMWGSAASAAAMARQGAKKLVYPDAGHHVNWFPLGQPGQEGGRDGAVAATAEADQAARSSSWPRALDLLER, encoded by the coding sequence ATGGGACGCATACGGATCGCACCGACGGCAACGGCAGTGGCCATGGCCCTCGCCGCGACGGCCTGTGGGGCGAGCGACCCCGCGAAGGACCAGGCGACGCCGAAGCCGACCGGGCAGCACGGAGTGCGCTTCGCGGCGGACCACCCGGTCGCACGCGCGGACGCGCCGGTGCACGTACGGCTCGAAGGGCTCACCCCGGGCACGAAGGTCAGGATCACCGCCGGGGCGAAGGACCGGCACGACCAGCGGTGGGCCGCGGAGGTGCGGCGGACGGCGGACGAGGACGGCGCCGTCGATCTGGGCAGCGGCGGCACCGCGGACCTGCTGGAGCGGATGCTGCCGACCGGCGGCCGGGCGAAGAAGCTGATCGGCAGCGGTAAGGCGTTCTCGTACCACCCGGGCCCGCCCGGGCAGCAGCGCTCCTACTCGGTGCGGCTCACCGCCACCGCGCTGTCCGGGAAGGACGAGGGCGAGCGGGTGGCACGCCGCGACCTGGTCCGGCAGTGGCTGACGAAGGGCACCACGCACCGTGAGCTGACCGTCGCCGGGGACAAGGTGGCGGGCGATCTCTACCTGCCGCCCGAAGGGCGGAGCGGCGGCGGGGACCCGAAGGCGCCCGTGCTGGTGTTCGGCGGCTCGGAGGGGGGCAACTCCGGTACGTACACGGCCGCGCTGCTCGCCTCGCACGGGCACCCGGCGATGTCGGTGTGCTACTTCCGCTGCGGGAAGGACTCCGGGCGCCCGAACGGCATCGACAGCATCGATCTGGACTACTTCACGCGGGCCGGGCGGCTGCTCCGCAAGCAGCGGGGCGCCGATCCGGAGAAGCTGGCCGTGATGGGCAACTCGCGCGGCAGCGAGGCCGCGCAGCTGCTCGGGCAGCGGCGCCCTGACGTGTTCCGCGACGTGATCGCGTACGCGCCGTCGTCCAAGGTCAACGGTCCGTATCTGAGCGGTACGACCGCATGGACGGACCACGGGGAGCCGGTCCCGACCGGGCCGATCCCGCTGGACCGGGTGCGCGGCACGGTGCTGGCCGTCGCGGGCGGCAACGACAAGATGTGGGGCTCGGCCGCCTCGGCCGCCGCCATGGCCCGGCAAGGCGCGAAGAAGCTGGTGTATCCGGACGCCGGCCACCATGTGAACTGGTTCCCGCTGGGTCAGCCGGGCCAGGAGGGCGGCCGGGACGGCGCCGTCGCCGCCACCGCGGAGGCGGACCAGGCCGCACGCAGCAGTTCCTGGCCACGGGCTCTCGACCTGCTGGAGCGGTGA
- a CDS encoding glycoside hydrolase family 20 protein: protein MGRNWSKKSRRTATGALRRTGAPLALTLAVSLLGLTACGGDGGGGNDSPSASGSGSAQPPKGPDRLGPAPSAVPSVRQWKAVRGPGWQRTDRTRVVPGADSLRDEAKLLADELKVPVAKGPSHTGDIELKRGEDGGKSPGGKVNGGPESYRLVSEDGKITITGGGDAGVFYGTRTLLQTWRAQGRFAEGTVADAPDRPQRGFSLDIARKNFSADWIEARIREMGDLKLNQLQLHLSDDQAFRIESDTHPEIVSDPHLTKAQVRGIVDLAASRHITVIPEIDSPGHLGAVLKAHPDLQLRSASGATPRGAIDISKPAAAKLVDELLVEFADLFPGKWAHAGGDEYQALMAENPEQTYPGLAKKAREEFGDQATVQDLATAWLNDRAATLDKQGKIPQVWNDGMHRGGVVKPNKPREVAYWTGREAGEREPSEYLKEGWKVVNLNDEYLYYVLGQPNNFTYPTGRRIYEEWTPAVVRGAEPVPDKWAGRDRILGGRFAVWGDLADAQTTGQVARGIRLPLAATAQKLWDPQQPERSWDDFVKLVDKVD from the coding sequence ATGGGACGAAACTGGTCGAAGAAGTCGCGACGGACTGCCACCGGGGCGCTCCGCCGCACCGGCGCGCCGCTGGCACTCACCCTCGCCGTCAGCCTGCTCGGCCTGACCGCCTGCGGCGGTGACGGCGGCGGGGGCAACGACTCCCCCTCCGCCTCCGGAAGCGGATCGGCGCAGCCGCCCAAGGGCCCCGACCGGCTCGGCCCCGCACCCTCGGCCGTGCCCTCGGTGCGCCAGTGGAAGGCCGTACGGGGTCCGGGCTGGCAGCGCACGGACCGCACCAGGGTCGTCCCCGGTGCCGACTCGCTCCGCGACGAGGCGAAGCTGCTCGCCGACGAGCTGAAGGTGCCGGTCGCCAAGGGGCCGTCCCACACCGGCGACATCGAGCTCAAGCGCGGCGAGGACGGCGGGAAGTCCCCCGGCGGCAAGGTGAACGGCGGCCCCGAGAGCTACCGGCTGGTCAGCGAGGACGGCAAGATCACCATCACCGGAGGCGGCGACGCCGGAGTCTTCTACGGCACCCGCACCCTCCTCCAGACCTGGCGGGCCCAAGGCCGCTTCGCCGAGGGCACCGTCGCCGACGCCCCCGACCGCCCGCAGCGCGGCTTCTCCCTGGACATCGCACGCAAGAACTTCAGCGCCGACTGGATCGAGGCCCGGATCCGCGAGATGGGCGACCTCAAACTCAACCAGCTCCAGCTCCACCTCTCCGACGACCAGGCGTTCCGCATCGAGAGCGACACCCACCCCGAGATCGTCTCCGACCCCCACCTGACCAAGGCGCAGGTCCGCGGCATCGTCGACCTCGCCGCCTCCCGGCACATCACCGTCATCCCCGAGATCGACTCGCCCGGCCACCTCGGCGCCGTCCTGAAGGCCCACCCCGACCTGCAACTGCGCAGCGCCTCGGGCGCCACCCCGCGGGGCGCGATCGACATCAGCAAGCCCGCCGCCGCCAAACTCGTCGACGAACTGCTGGTCGAGTTCGCCGATCTGTTCCCCGGCAAGTGGGCGCACGCGGGCGGTGACGAGTACCAGGCACTGATGGCGGAGAACCCGGAGCAGACCTACCCCGGGCTCGCGAAGAAGGCACGGGAGGAGTTCGGGGACCAGGCCACCGTCCAGGACCTGGCGACCGCCTGGCTCAACGACCGCGCCGCGACCCTGGACAAGCAGGGCAAGATTCCGCAGGTGTGGAACGACGGCATGCACCGCGGCGGCGTCGTCAAGCCGAACAAGCCCCGCGAGGTCGCCTACTGGACCGGACGGGAAGCGGGCGAGCGGGAGCCGTCCGAGTACCTGAAGGAGGGCTGGAAGGTCGTCAACCTCAACGACGAGTACCTGTACTACGTCCTCGGCCAGCCCAACAACTTCACCTACCCGACCGGCCGGCGCATCTACGAGGAGTGGACCCCCGCCGTGGTGCGCGGCGCCGAGCCGGTGCCGGACAAGTGGGCCGGGCGGGACCGCATCCTCGGCGGCCGGTTCGCCGTCTGGGGCGACCTCGCCGACGCGCAGACCACCGGACAGGTCGCCCGCGGGATCCGGCTGCCGCTCGCCGCGACGGCCCAGAAGCTGTGGGACCCGCAGCAGCCCGAACGCTCCTGGGACGACTTCGTGAAGCTGGTCGACAAGGTGGACTGA
- a CDS encoding D-alanyl-D-alanine carboxypeptidase: MGLYVRRVPISSHYSAPAARSCPRGTARTRRTAARGGLASAALALCLLAAAGAQPSYADENEPGGKPAEPKPPAQMSTIGGEQLGRPGTQVNLKEGAPELPEKLSGRSWIVSDAESGKVLAAHNAHWRLPPASTLKMLFADTVLPKLPKDRSHKVVPSDLEGMGEGSSLVGVKEGESYTVHDLWLGVFLRSGNDAVHVLSAMNGGVPKTVREMNEKARALHAEDTEVLSPDGYDHEGQVSSAYDLTLFARSGLQNEEFREYAATATAKFPGETKKDKKTGKTKRGSFQIQNTNRLLTGDVGVDPYPGIAGVKNGFTTNAGNTFTGVAQRGDRVLLVTVMHPDAKEPHSVYKEAAKLLDWGFAADGKVEPVGLLAAPDSATNGGPQAGKDGEAGGSDARAAAHSADKPSGGAGTALGITAGVLVVLALVAYGVHRRWPLPELARRRRG; encoded by the coding sequence ATGGGCCTGTACGTTCGCAGGGTGCCCATTTCTTCGCATTATTCAGCTCCCGCCGCGCGCTCGTGCCCGCGCGGCACCGCGCGCACGCGGCGTACGGCGGCGCGCGGTGGCCTCGCGTCCGCCGCCTTGGCCCTCTGCCTGCTGGCTGCCGCGGGTGCCCAGCCCTCCTACGCGGACGAGAACGAGCCGGGCGGCAAGCCGGCCGAGCCGAAGCCTCCGGCGCAGATGTCGACCATCGGCGGCGAGCAGCTGGGCCGGCCGGGTACCCAGGTGAATCTGAAGGAGGGGGCGCCCGAGCTGCCCGAGAAGCTTTCGGGGCGTTCGTGGATCGTCTCGGACGCGGAGTCGGGCAAGGTGCTGGCCGCGCACAACGCGCACTGGCGGCTGCCCCCGGCCAGCACCCTGAAGATGCTCTTCGCCGACACGGTGCTGCCCAAGCTGCCCAAGGACCGCAGCCACAAGGTGGTCCCGTCCGACCTGGAGGGGATGGGCGAGGGCAGCAGCCTCGTCGGAGTGAAGGAGGGCGAGTCGTACACGGTGCACGACCTGTGGCTCGGCGTCTTCCTGCGCTCGGGCAACGACGCGGTGCACGTGCTGTCGGCGATGAACGGCGGCGTGCCGAAGACGGTGCGGGAGATGAACGAGAAGGCCCGCGCGCTGCACGCCGAGGACACCGAGGTGCTCAGCCCGGACGGCTACGACCACGAGGGCCAGGTCTCCTCCGCCTACGACCTGACGCTGTTCGCGCGCTCCGGCCTGCAGAACGAGGAGTTCCGCGAGTACGCGGCCACCGCCACCGCGAAGTTCCCCGGCGAGACGAAGAAGGACAAGAAGACCGGGAAGACCAAGCGCGGGAGCTTCCAGATCCAGAACACCAACCGTCTGCTGACCGGTGATGTCGGTGTCGACCCCTACCCGGGGATCGCGGGCGTCAAGAACGGCTTCACGACGAACGCGGGCAACACCTTCACCGGCGTCGCGCAGCGCGGCGACCGGGTACTGCTGGTGACGGTGATGCACCCGGACGCGAAGGAGCCGCACAGCGTCTACAAGGAGGCCGCCAAGCTGCTGGACTGGGGCTTCGCCGCCGACGGCAAGGTGGAGCCGGTCGGTCTCCTGGCGGCACCGGACAGCGCGACGAACGGCGGCCCCCAGGCGGGCAAGGACGGTGAGGCGGGCGGCTCGGACGCACGTGCCGCCGCGCACTCCGCCGACAAGCCCTCGGGCGGTGCCGGTACCGCGCTGGGGATCACGGCCGGTGTTCTGGTCGTCCTGGCTCTGGTGGCGTACGGGGTGCACCGCCGCTGGCCGCTTCCGGAACTGGCCCGCCGCCGTCGCGGGTGA
- the sdhA gene encoding succinate dehydrogenase flavoprotein subunit translates to MNNVKIHKYDTVIVGAGGAGMRAAIESTKRSRTAVLTKLYPTRSHTGAAQGGMAAALANVEEDNWEWHTFDTIKGGDYLVDQDAAEILAKEAIDSVLDLEKMGLPFNRTPDGTIDQRRFGGHSRNHGEAPVRRSCYAADRTGHMILQTLYQNCVKEGVEFFNEFYVLDLLLNDVDGIRRTAGVVAYDLATGDVHVFRAKSVVFASGGNGKFFKVTSNAHTLTGDGQAAAFRRGLPLEDMEFFQFHPTGIWKMGILLTEGARGEGGILRNKDGERFMEKYAPVMKDLASRDVVSRAIYTEIREGRGCGADKDHVYLDLTHLPPEQLDAKLPDITEFARTYLGIEPYTDPVPIQPTAHYAMGGIPTNVRGEVLADNSTPIPGLYAAGEVACVSVHGANRLGTNSLLDINVFGRRAGIAAAEYAATADHVELPEDPATFVLDEIENLRDATGNERVVDIRKALQATMDKNVMVFRTEQTLKEAVEEIGALRKRFRDISVQDKGKRFNTDLLEALELGNLLDLAEVTAVSALARKESRGGHYREDFPNRDDVNFMRHTMAYREVGDDGTESIRLDYKPVVQTRYQPMERKY, encoded by the coding sequence ATGAACAACGTCAAGATCCACAAGTACGACACCGTCATCGTCGGCGCGGGCGGCGCCGGTATGCGCGCGGCCATCGAGTCCACCAAGCGCAGCCGCACCGCGGTGCTGACCAAGCTCTACCCCACCCGCTCCCACACCGGCGCGGCGCAGGGCGGCATGGCCGCCGCCCTCGCCAACGTCGAGGAGGACAACTGGGAGTGGCACACCTTCGACACGATCAAGGGCGGCGACTACCTGGTCGACCAGGACGCCGCCGAGATCCTGGCGAAGGAGGCCATCGACTCCGTCCTCGACCTGGAGAAGATGGGCCTGCCCTTCAACCGCACCCCGGACGGCACCATCGACCAGCGGCGGTTCGGCGGGCACTCGCGCAACCACGGCGAAGCCCCGGTGCGCCGCTCCTGCTACGCCGCGGACCGCACCGGCCACATGATCCTCCAGACGCTGTACCAGAACTGCGTCAAGGAGGGTGTGGAGTTCTTCAACGAGTTCTACGTCCTGGACCTGCTCCTCAACGACGTGGACGGCATCCGCAGGACCGCCGGAGTCGTCGCCTACGACCTGGCCACCGGTGACGTGCACGTCTTCCGCGCCAAGTCCGTGGTCTTCGCCTCCGGCGGCAACGGCAAGTTCTTCAAGGTCACCTCCAACGCGCACACCCTGACCGGCGACGGCCAGGCCGCCGCGTTCCGGCGCGGGCTGCCGCTGGAGGACATGGAGTTCTTCCAGTTCCACCCGACCGGCATCTGGAAGATGGGCATCCTGCTCACCGAGGGCGCCCGCGGCGAGGGCGGCATCCTGCGGAACAAGGACGGTGAGCGCTTCATGGAGAAGTACGCGCCCGTCATGAAGGACCTCGCCTCGCGTGACGTCGTCTCCCGCGCGATCTACACCGAGATCCGCGAGGGCCGCGGCTGCGGTGCCGACAAGGACCACGTCTACCTGGACCTCACGCACCTGCCGCCGGAGCAGCTCGACGCCAAGCTGCCCGACATCACCGAGTTCGCGCGCACCTACCTGGGCATCGAGCCCTACACCGACCCGGTGCCGATCCAGCCGACCGCGCACTACGCGATGGGCGGCATCCCGACCAACGTGCGGGGTGAGGTGCTGGCGGACAACAGCACCCCCATCCCCGGCCTGTACGCGGCCGGCGAGGTCGCCTGCGTCTCGGTGCACGGTGCCAACCGGCTGGGCACCAACTCGCTGCTGGACATCAACGTCTTCGGCCGCCGGGCCGGCATCGCCGCCGCCGAGTACGCGGCCACGGCCGACCACGTCGAGCTGCCCGAGGACCCGGCCACGTTCGTCCTCGACGAGATCGAGAACCTGCGCGACGCCACCGGCAACGAGCGCGTGGTCGACATCCGCAAGGCGTTGCAGGCCACCATGGACAAGAACGTCATGGTCTTCCGCACCGAGCAGACGCTGAAGGAAGCCGTCGAGGAGATCGGCGCCCTGCGCAAGCGCTTCCGCGACATCAGCGTCCAGGACAAGGGCAAGCGCTTCAACACCGACCTGCTGGAGGCCCTGGAGTTGGGCAACCTGCTCGACCTGGCCGAGGTCACGGCGGTCTCCGCGCTCGCCCGCAAGGAGTCGCGCGGCGGTCACTACCGCGAGGACTTCCCCAACCGCGACGACGTCAACTTCATGCGGCACACCATGGCGTACCGCGAGGTGGGCGACGACGGCACCGAGTCGATCCGGCTGGACTACAAGCCGGTCGTGCAGACCCGCTACCAGCCGATGGAGCGTAAGTACTGA